GAAGTTCTACCACCAGTGGGCCTGGAGGAAGCCTAAGGGTATTGACAACAAGATGAGGCTGAGGCTAAAGGGCTACCCGCCGATAGTGGAAGTCGGTTATGGCAGTCCTGCCGCTGTGCGCGGACTACACCCGACTGGCCTAGAGCCCGCCATAGTCCATAACGTCAAGGAGCTTGACTCTCTCGACCCAAGCCGCCACATCATATACGTGGCGCACACGGTGGGGCTAAGGAAAAAGCTCCAGATTGTGGAGGAGGCGCGTAAACGGGGCTTCCGGGTAGCAAACGCGTGAGGTGATGGATGAGATGCCCACCCCTGACCTTACCCTACAGAAGAGGCTAGCAGCAGAGATTCTAGGCGTAGGTGTGTCGAGAATCTGGATCGACCCTAAGCAGGTTGACAGGGTAGCCGAGGCTATAACTAGGGAAGACGTCAAGCGGCTGATCAAAGAGGGTGTCATTCAGGTCAAGCCTGTGAAGGGCAACAGCCGTGAGAGGTGGAGGAAGCGCCACGAGCAAAGGAAGAAGGGTAGGAGGCGTGGCCCGGGCAGAAGGAAAGGCGATGCTAGCGCTAGGCGCGACCCGAAGGAGGAGTGGATGAACAGGATACGCAAGATACGCCGCTACCTACGCTGGCTACGCGACCACGGCATTATCGATAGGAGAACATATCGCAGACTATACATGTTGGCTAAGGGTGGTGCATTCCACAGCTTGAACCACCTCAAGACCTACTTAAAGGAGCAGGGCATAGTCCAGAACCCACCGTAAGCACGGCTAGCATATCGTGGTG
The Pyrolobus fumarii 1A DNA segment above includes these coding regions:
- a CDS encoding 50S ribosomal protein L19e, producing MPTPDLTLQKRLAAEILGVGVSRIWIDPKQVDRVAEAITREDVKRLIKEGVIQVKPVKGNSRERWRKRHEQRKKGRRRGPGRRKGDASARRDPKEEWMNRIRKIRRYLRWLRDHGIIDRRTYRRLYMLAKGGAFHSLNHLKTYLKEQGIVQNPP
- a CDS encoding 50S ribosomal protein L32e, yielding MRKREEILRAKRSGPLARMVELRKRLKSKKPLFLRHQWWKFWKFYHQWAWRKPKGIDNKMRLRLKGYPPIVEVGYGSPAAVRGLHPTGLEPAIVHNVKELDSLDPSRHIIYVAHTVGLRKKLQIVEEARKRGFRVANA